In the genome of Populus alba chromosome 11, ASM523922v2, whole genome shotgun sequence, one region contains:
- the LOC118029516 gene encoding receptor like protein 27 produces MRFTISFLLLMFSPFQIMLAYSSGHPACHGEERSALLQFKESFIIRRSASKFPFAYPKVASWKLDGNGSDCCLWDGVECDEDTGHVIELDLNASCLYGSIDPNSSLFRLVQLQKLNLANNDCGGSQIPSALGNLSEVTALELSHSLFVGEIPSEISKLSKLTNLSLFSTIMYTLIGFRNLKTYISLNYLYGKIPSWIWKVSTEKLEFLDLSHNLLTGLDQPPAFLPWSRMSILKLNSNMLQGSLPIPPNSTKYYLISNNSLAGEIPPPICNISSFIVLDLSKNNLTGLIPQCLGNFSSTLSLLSLEGNNLYGTIPQTWVQGSRLRMISLGQNKLQGQIPTSIVGCKMLEIRDLNNNQLIDTFPSWMGTLPELKILILRHNGFHGKIGNPESSFSFQMLQILDLSLNNFTGKLPVEYFHCWIAMQVDSEDRLSYMNAETSVRIMGRWRHVPYTYSMTITNKGVEMEYKKILEILTVIDLSCNQFEGEIPEYIGNLKGLRLLNLSNNVFSGFIPSSIGNLAKLEALDLSQNKLSGNIPRQLVQLTFLQFFNASHNHLTGPIPRGNQFNTFQKDSFDGNSGLSGEPLSNKCGRLEALPAPAPAPATGDELLVLDWKFVLIGYGSGFVIGAAIGHFVTKRKHDWFMRTFRIRQQRRPKHARRHRN; encoded by the exons ATGAGGTTCACAATATCGTTCTTGCTTTTGATGTTCTCTCCTTTTCAAATCATGCTCGCCTATTCATCAGGGCACCCCGCATGCCATGGCGAAGAGCGCTCCGCCCTGTTGCAATTCAAGGAAAGCTTTATTATCAGGCGGTCTGCTTCCAAATTCCCTTTTGCTTATCCAAAGGTTGCGTCCTGGAAGCTCGACGGAAATGGTAGTGACTGTTGCTTATGGGATGGTGTCGAGTGCGATGAGGATACTGGTCATGTGATTGAACTTGACCTCAACGCTAGTTGTCTCTATGGTTCCATTGACCCCAACAGTAGTCTCTTCCGCCTTGTTCAACTTCAAAAGCTCAACCTCGCCAACAATGACTGCGGTGGTTCTCAAATACCGTCTGCATTAGGTAATCTTTCTGAGGTAACAGCTCTCGAACTCTCCCACTCCCTATTTGTTGGAGAAATTCCATCAGAAATTTCAAAGTTGTCCAAATTAACTAACCTTTCCCTGTTTTCCACTATAATGTATACTCTAATAGGTTTTCGAAACTTAAAA ACCTATATATCCTTGAATTATCTTTACGGGAAAATACCTAGTTGGATATGGAAAGTAAGTACAGAAAAACTAGAATTCTTGGACCTTTCTCACAACTTGCTAACAGGCCTCGACCAACCTCCAGCTTTTCTTCCATGGTCTCGTATGtctattttaaaactaaattcgAACATGCTCCAAGGCTCTCTTCCAATTCCGCCAAACTCCACAAAGTACTATTTGATCTCCAACAATTCATTGGCTGGAGAAATCCCGCCACCAATTTGCAATATCAGCTCTTTTATAGTACTTGATTTGTCAAAAAACAACCTGACTGGTTTAATTCCTCAATGTCTGGGCAACTTTAGCAGCACTCTGTCTTTATTGAGTTTAGAGGGTAACAACCTTTATGGCACCATTCCACAAACATGGGTACAAGGAAGCAGACTAAGGATGATTAGTTTGGGTCAAAATAAGTTGCAGGGACAAATACCGACATCGATTGTTGGTTGTAAGATGCTTGAGATTCGTGATCTTAACAACAATCAGCTCATCGATACTTTTCCATCATGGATGGGAACTCTCCCGGAGTTGAAGATTCTTATTTTGCGGCATAACGGATTTCATGGCAAAATAGGGAATCCCGAATCAAGCTTTTCTTTCCAAATGTTGCAGATCTTGGATCtttctttgaataattttaCCGGTAAGTTGCCAGTGGAATACTTCCATTGCTGGATTGCGATGCAAGTTGACAGTGAAGACCGGTTATCATACATGAACGCAGAAACGAGTGTCCGAATAATGGGTCGATGGAGACATGTTCCTTATACTTACTCCATGACAATCACAAACAAAGGCGTGGAGATGGAATATAAAAAGATCTTAGAGATTTTAACAGTCATTGATCTCTCATGCAACCAATTCGAAGGAGAGATACCCGAATACATTGGGAATCTGAAGGGCCTTCGGTTACTCAACCTTTCCAACAATGTCTTCTCTGGTTTCATCCCGTCATCCATTGGGAATCTAGCGAAGCTCGAAGCATTGGACTTGTCTCAAAACAAGCTTTCTGGGAACATCCCTAGGCAACTTGTGCAGCTAACCTTCCTTCAGTTCTTCAATGCATCTCATAATCATCTTACTGGGCCAATACCACGAGGAAACCAATTCAATACATTTCAGAAAGATTCATTTGATGGCAATTCAGGACTGAGCGGAGAGCCATTGTCAAACAAATGTGGAAGGCTCGAGGCCTTACCTGCTCCGGCTCCGGCTCCAGCTACAGGAGATGAACTTTTGGTACTTGACTGGAAATTTGTTCTGATTGGTTATGGAAGTGGATTTGTCATTGGAGCAGCTATAGGACACTTTGTAAcgaaaagaaaacatgattgGTTCATGAGGACTTTTCGAATCAGGCAACAAAGAAGGCCAAAGCACGCAAGGAGACATAGAAACTGA